In one Streptomyces sp. NBC_00597 genomic region, the following are encoded:
- a CDS encoding ROK family protein: protein MNGNGAPQRVGEAASASTSASASASVSASARTKLERGRGALGPALELVHTGRAPTRAVLTAELGVTRATAGAVAAELEALGLIRVDSRPGGAGGTQGRPSHRLSIAENGPVALAAQVHSDGFRAALVGLGGRIVATAPGKVTVSADPAQVLGAVVEAGAALLADTGRRCIGAGLAVPSAVAEPDGTALNPLHLAWPAGSPVRDIFTECVKAAGIDGPALTGNDVNLAALAEHRHGAGRSAQHLLCVATGHRGVGGALVLDGRLHSGSSGLALEVGHLTVNPEGRACHCGSRGCLDVEADPLAFLTAAGRTPGPEVSLLQQARDLLREEYAEPAVRAATEELIDRLGLGLAGLVNILNPDRIILGGLHRELLHADPERLRAVVADRSLWGRSGGVPILPCTLDHNSLVGAAELAWQPVLDDPLGTLGAAA from the coding sequence ATGAACGGCAACGGGGCCCCGCAGCGGGTGGGGGAGGCGGCGTCCGCATCGACGTCCGCATCGGCGTCCGCATCGGTGTCGGCGTCGGCGAGGACCAAGCTGGAGCGGGGCCGCGGCGCCCTCGGCCCGGCGCTGGAGCTCGTCCACACGGGCCGGGCCCCGACCCGGGCCGTCCTGACGGCCGAGCTCGGCGTCACCCGCGCCACCGCCGGGGCCGTCGCCGCCGAGCTGGAGGCGCTCGGCCTGATCCGGGTCGACTCCCGCCCGGGCGGCGCGGGCGGCACCCAGGGCCGCCCCTCGCACCGGCTGTCCATCGCGGAGAACGGCCCCGTGGCGCTCGCCGCGCAGGTGCACTCCGACGGGTTCCGGGCCGCGCTGGTCGGGCTCGGGGGACGGATCGTGGCCACCGCCCCCGGCAAGGTCACCGTGTCCGCGGACCCGGCGCAGGTGCTCGGTGCGGTCGTCGAGGCGGGCGCGGCGCTGCTCGCCGACACCGGCCGCCGCTGCATCGGTGCGGGCCTCGCGGTGCCGTCGGCGGTCGCGGAGCCGGACGGCACGGCGCTCAACCCCCTGCACCTGGCGTGGCCGGCCGGGTCTCCCGTACGGGACATCTTCACGGAGTGCGTGAAGGCGGCCGGCATCGACGGCCCGGCCCTGACCGGGAACGACGTCAACCTCGCCGCGCTCGCCGAGCACCGGCACGGCGCGGGCCGCAGCGCACAGCACCTGCTGTGCGTGGCGACCGGCCACCGCGGGGTGGGCGGTGCGCTCGTGCTGGACGGGCGGCTGCACAGCGGGAGTTCGGGCCTCGCCCTGGAGGTCGGTCACCTCACCGTCAACCCGGAGGGGCGGGCCTGCCACTGCGGCAGCCGCGGCTGCCTGGACGTGGAAGCCGATCCGCTGGCCTTCCTGACCGCGGCGGGCCGCACCCCGGGCCCCGAGGTGTCGCTGCTCCAGCAGGCCCGGGACCTGCTGCGCGAGGAGTACGCGGAGCCGGCGGTACGGGCGGCCACCGAGGAGCTCATCGACCGCCTCGGCCTGGGCCTCGCGGGACTGGTGAACATCCTGAACCCGGACCGGATCATCCTCGGCGGGCTGCACCGGGAACTGCTGCACGCGGACCCGGAGCGGCTGCGCGCGGTGGTCGCGGACCGCAGCCTGTGGGGGCGCAGCGGAGGGGTGCCGATCCTGCCGTGCACCCTGGACCACAACAGCCTGGTCGGCGCGGCGGAACTGGCATGGCAGCCGGTACTGGACGACCCGCTGGGCACCCTGGGGGCGGCGGCCTAG
- a CDS encoding alpha-ketoglutarate-dependent dioxygenase AlkB, with the protein MDGELFPRERTEIAPGAVHVPDWLGPERQRELLDACRAWARPPAGLRTVRTPGGGTMTARQVCLGLHWYPYGYARTAVDGDGAPVKPMPGWLAELGREAVTAAYGRPAAAPAADPYRSAYDIALINFYDGDSRMGMHRDAEEKSGAPVVSLSLGDTCVFRFGNTASRGRPYQDVRLLSGDLFVFGGPARQAYHGVPKILPGTSPPGLGLTGRLNITLRVGGLGTGPD; encoded by the coding sequence ATGGACGGGGAACTCTTCCCGCGCGAGCGGACCGAGATCGCCCCCGGCGCCGTGCACGTGCCCGACTGGCTCGGGCCCGAGCGCCAGCGGGAGCTGCTCGACGCCTGCCGGGCCTGGGCGCGGCCGCCGGCGGGCCTGCGCACCGTACGGACACCCGGCGGCGGCACGATGACCGCCCGCCAGGTGTGCTTGGGGCTGCACTGGTATCCGTACGGGTACGCCCGCACCGCCGTGGACGGCGACGGGGCACCGGTCAAACCGATGCCCGGCTGGCTCGCGGAGCTGGGGCGCGAGGCGGTCACCGCCGCGTACGGCCGGCCGGCAGCGGCACCGGCCGCGGACCCGTACAGGTCCGCGTACGACATCGCGCTGATCAACTTTTACGACGGCGACTCCCGCATGGGCATGCACCGCGACGCCGAGGAGAAGTCCGGGGCGCCGGTCGTCTCGCTCAGCCTCGGCGATACCTGCGTCTTCCGCTTCGGGAACACCGCCTCGCGCGGCCGGCCGTACCAGGACGTCCGGCTGCTCAGCGGGGATCTGTTCGTCTTCGGCGGCCCCGCCCGGCAGGCCTATCACGGGGTGCCGAAGATCCTGCCCGGCACATCACCGCCCGGGCTAGGGCTGACCGGGCGACTGAACATCACCCTGCGCGTCGGCGGTCTGGGGACGGGCCCCGACTGA
- a CDS encoding maleylpyruvate isomerase family mycothiol-dependent enzyme: protein MKITEYVETLAREGELLAESAERAGTDTPVPTCPGWRVADLLRHTGAVHRWAAGYIRDAVVEPGPFPEAPELAGAELLAWYREGHEALVRTLTEAPADVQCWTFLPTAAPSPLAFWARRQAHETAVHRMDAEAALGVAYAQVAPEFAEDGVDELLTGFHARPRSLMRTQELRVLRVRSADTGAVWTVHLSPEPPRTVAGDTGDPADCEVIGEASWLYAALWNRLPLMGPGVTGDEALARQWVETAGIG from the coding sequence ATGAAGATCACGGAGTATGTGGAGACCCTTGCACGGGAAGGCGAGTTGCTCGCCGAATCGGCCGAACGGGCGGGTACGGACACCCCCGTGCCCACCTGTCCGGGGTGGCGCGTCGCCGATCTGCTGCGGCACACGGGCGCGGTGCACCGCTGGGCCGCCGGGTACATCCGGGACGCGGTCGTGGAGCCCGGCCCGTTCCCCGAGGCCCCGGAGCTGGCCGGCGCCGAGCTGCTGGCCTGGTACCGGGAGGGCCACGAGGCCCTGGTCCGGACGCTGACCGAGGCCCCGGCCGACGTGCAGTGCTGGACCTTCCTGCCGACGGCCGCGCCGTCACCGCTGGCCTTCTGGGCGCGCCGGCAGGCGCACGAGACGGCCGTGCACCGGATGGACGCGGAGGCGGCGCTGGGCGTGGCCTACGCGCAGGTGGCACCGGAGTTCGCCGAGGACGGCGTGGACGAACTCCTGACCGGCTTCCACGCGCGGCCGCGCAGCCTGATGCGGACGCAGGAGCTGCGGGTGCTGCGGGTCCGCTCCGCCGACACGGGCGCGGTGTGGACCGTACACCTGTCGCCGGAGCCGCCCCGTACGGTGGCGGGCGACACGGGCGACCCGGCGGACTGCGAGGTGATCGGCGAGGCGTCGTGGCTGTACGCGGCGCTGTGGAACCGGCTCCCGCTGATGGGACCCGGGGTGACCGGCGACGAGGCGCTCGCGCGGCAGTGGGTGGAGACGGCCGGGATCGGCTGA
- a CDS encoding DUF6332 family protein, with translation MGRRTQADRDAITIEIGYAFVSACFAAALVFAAVYGPALVFEVSPTTDAVLTVAGGVSAGVVFLLRITHVLWRFGRRPENEGR, from the coding sequence ATGGGGCGACGTACGCAGGCAGACCGCGACGCGATCACGATAGAGATCGGCTACGCGTTCGTCAGCGCGTGCTTCGCCGCCGCGCTCGTGTTCGCAGCGGTGTACGGGCCCGCCCTGGTCTTCGAGGTCTCCCCCACCACCGATGCCGTTCTGACGGTGGCGGGCGGGGTGTCGGCGGGGGTGGTGTTCCTGTTGCGGATCACCCACGTCCTGTGGCGCTTCGGCCGCCGCCCGGAGAACGAAGGGCGCTGA
- a CDS encoding spherulation-specific family 4 protein, which produces MARAVKALYAVLVTSLLAAPAPAVTASAGTTAEEAAPAPRPRIPGVRGLEIAVPAYAPAGDPMLGDLVSTTPAASVIVLNPGNGDAPFDARWQARADALRAGTTATGEKTKVLGYVHTDHGNRDIAAVKASVDNYLKTRDGRLHVDGIFFDVVSRDCGPANVTRDHYAQLREYVQDTMDAADPTAADLVVDNPGTAIADCYLEPGHRTADVFVTYEDTYAAYTGAGWLGGNVFGASGGYRSGMELDPTGTAFWHLVHGVPDAAAMRAMLRTAFDRGAGYAYATGTIMPNPWDESPSWKYRSQTGYAATLG; this is translated from the coding sequence ATGGCCCGCGCCGTGAAGGCCCTGTACGCCGTCCTGGTCACGTCCTTACTGGCCGCCCCCGCCCCCGCCGTCACCGCCTCGGCCGGCACCACGGCCGAGGAAGCCGCCCCGGCCCCGAGACCTCGGATACCCGGTGTGCGGGGCCTGGAGATCGCCGTTCCCGCGTACGCACCGGCCGGTGACCCGATGCTGGGAGACCTCGTCTCCACCACGCCCGCCGCTTCCGTCATCGTCCTCAATCCCGGCAACGGCGACGCCCCCTTCGACGCACGCTGGCAGGCCCGCGCGGACGCCCTGCGCGCCGGGACCACCGCCACCGGGGAGAAGACCAAGGTGCTGGGCTACGTCCACACCGACCACGGCAACCGCGACATCGCCGCGGTGAAGGCCTCCGTCGACAACTACCTCAAGACGCGCGACGGCCGCCTGCACGTGGACGGCATCTTCTTCGACGTCGTCAGCCGCGACTGCGGCCCCGCCAACGTCACCCGCGACCACTACGCACAGCTGCGCGAGTACGTGCAGGACACCATGGACGCCGCCGACCCCACCGCCGCCGACCTGGTGGTCGACAACCCCGGCACCGCCATCGCCGACTGTTACCTGGAGCCGGGCCACCGCACCGCGGACGTCTTCGTCACCTACGAGGACACCTACGCCGCGTACACGGGAGCCGGCTGGCTCGGCGGGAACGTCTTCGGCGCCTCGGGCGGCTACCGCTCCGGTATGGAACTCGACCCGACCGGCACCGCGTTCTGGCACCTCGTCCACGGGGTTCCGGACGCGGCCGCCATGCGCGCCATGCTCCGCACGGCCTTCGACCGCGGCGCGGGGTACGCGTACGCGACCGGCACGATCATGCCCAACCCGTGGGACGAGTCGCCGAGCTGGAAGTACCGCAGCCAGACCGGGTACGCCGCCACCCTCGGCTGA
- a CDS encoding TetR/AcrR family transcriptional regulator — protein sequence MSTVRGARERARIEVTAAIKDEARRMLAAEGAAKLSLRAVARELGMVSSALYRYFPSRDELLTALIVDAYDSVGAAAEQADANALAAAASGAGAGAGGGVPRERWLAVCEAVRAWALEHPHEYSLIYGSPVPGYSAPMDTVGPASRVANVLIDILRAALAGRGLALPPLPAALRPEAVRMTADFGTGLPPEVTAALVAAWAQLVGLISFELFGQFNRVVEDRDTFFAHAVGQLAHGVGLPAA from the coding sequence ATGAGTACCGTGCGCGGGGCCCGGGAGCGGGCCCGTATCGAGGTCACCGCCGCCATCAAGGACGAGGCGCGCCGCATGCTCGCCGCAGAGGGCGCCGCCAAACTCTCGCTGCGCGCCGTCGCCCGCGAGCTGGGCATGGTCTCCTCGGCCCTCTACCGCTACTTCCCCAGCCGTGACGAGCTCCTCACCGCCCTCATCGTCGATGCCTACGACAGCGTCGGCGCCGCCGCCGAGCAGGCCGACGCCAACGCCCTCGCTGCTGCTGCCTCCGGTGCCGGTGCCGGTGCCGGCGGCGGCGTGCCCCGCGAACGATGGCTCGCCGTCTGCGAGGCCGTCCGTGCCTGGGCCCTGGAGCACCCGCACGAGTACTCCCTCATCTACGGCTCCCCGGTCCCCGGCTACAGCGCCCCGATGGACACCGTCGGTCCCGCCTCTCGCGTCGCCAACGTCCTCATCGACATCCTCCGCGCCGCCCTCGCCGGCCGCGGCCTCGCCCTGCCGCCGCTGCCCGCAGCCCTGCGCCCCGAAGCCGTCCGGATGACGGCGGACTTCGGCACGGGGCTGCCGCCCGAGGTCACCGCCGCCCTGGTCGCCGCCTGGGCGCAGCTGGTCGGCCTCATCTCCTTCGAACTGTTCGGGCAGTTCAACCGGGTCGTCGAGGACCGGGACACCTTCTTCGCGCACGCCGTGGGCCAACTGGCCCACGGGGTCGGCCTGCCCGCCGCATGA
- a CDS encoding nitroreductase/quinone reductase family protein — MNAPTPYYVQGGPFEIRFNSLFGKLARFGISLAGTAELSVRGRTSGQMQRIPVNPHTYEGEQYLVSARGHSQWVRNMRVAGGGELRVGRKVRAFTVTELTDPVQKAAVLRAYLEKWGWEVNRFFQGVTAQSTDAELQAAAGDHPVFRITVSN, encoded by the coding sequence ATGAACGCACCCACCCCCTACTACGTCCAGGGCGGCCCGTTCGAAATCCGCTTCAACTCCCTCTTCGGAAAGCTGGCCCGGTTCGGCATCAGCCTGGCCGGCACCGCCGAGCTGTCGGTGCGCGGCCGCACCTCCGGCCAGATGCAGCGGATCCCCGTCAACCCGCACACGTACGAGGGCGAGCAGTACCTGGTGTCGGCGCGCGGCCACTCCCAGTGGGTCCGCAACATGCGGGTGGCGGGCGGCGGTGAACTGCGCGTGGGGCGCAAGGTGCGCGCCTTCACGGTCACCGAGCTCACCGACCCCGTCCAGAAGGCCGCCGTGCTGCGCGCCTACCTGGAGAAGTGGGGCTGGGAGGTCAACCGGTTCTTCCAGGGCGTCACCGCGCAGTCCACCGACGCAGAGCTCCAGGCGGCCGCCGGGGACCACCCGGTCTTCCGGATCACGGTCTCGAACTGA
- a CDS encoding geranylgeranyl reductase family protein — protein MAESTGGAGEVWDVVVVGAGPAGASAAFAAATAGRRVLLLEKAELPRYKTCGGGIIGPSRDALPPGFVLPFKDRIHAVTFSLNGKLTRTRRSRQMLFGLINRPEFDAALVAEAEKAGAAVRTGTAVARVEQHGAAVPDRRTVAVVLADGETVLARAVVGADGSASRIGAHVGVEMDQVDLGLEAEIPVPETVAEDWKGRVLLDWGPLPGSYGWVFPKGDTLTVGVIAAKGDGAATKRYLEDFIARLGLAGFEPSVSSGHLTRCRKPDSPLSRGRVLVAGDAAGLLEPWTREGISFALRSGRLAGEWAVKISEAQDAVDARRQALNYAFAVKAGLGVEMSVGKRMLTAFEARPGLMHAAITGFRPAWLAFARITRGATTLPDMVRTYPMARKALHVLDGKQARNRNRNRDQGPEQGQGQGQGQDPEREKA, from the coding sequence ATGGCCGAAAGCACCGGCGGAGCCGGCGAGGTGTGGGACGTGGTCGTGGTCGGCGCCGGACCGGCCGGCGCGTCGGCCGCGTTCGCGGCGGCGACGGCGGGGCGGCGCGTACTGCTGCTGGAGAAGGCCGAACTACCCCGGTACAAAACCTGCGGCGGCGGCATCATCGGCCCCTCGCGCGATGCCCTTCCGCCCGGTTTCGTCCTGCCGTTCAAGGACCGCATCCACGCCGTCACCTTCTCGCTGAACGGGAAGCTGACCCGGACCCGCCGTTCGCGGCAGATGCTGTTCGGGCTCATCAACCGGCCCGAGTTCGATGCGGCACTGGTCGCCGAGGCCGAGAAGGCCGGAGCCGCCGTCCGTACCGGTACCGCCGTGGCACGGGTCGAGCAGCACGGGGCGGCAGTGCCCGACCGGCGCACGGTCGCCGTGGTGCTCGCCGACGGGGAGACCGTCCTGGCGCGCGCGGTGGTCGGCGCGGACGGCAGCGCGAGCCGGATCGGCGCGCACGTCGGGGTCGAGATGGACCAGGTGGACCTCGGCCTGGAAGCGGAGATCCCGGTACCGGAGACGGTCGCCGAGGACTGGAAGGGGCGCGTGCTCCTCGACTGGGGCCCGCTGCCCGGCAGTTACGGCTGGGTCTTCCCCAAGGGCGACACCCTCACCGTCGGGGTCATCGCGGCGAAGGGCGACGGCGCCGCGACCAAGCGGTACCTGGAGGACTTCATCGCCCGTCTCGGACTCGCGGGCTTCGAGCCCTCCGTTTCCTCCGGGCACCTGACCCGCTGCCGCAAGCCCGATTCGCCGCTGTCCCGGGGCCGGGTCCTGGTCGCGGGCGACGCGGCCGGGCTGCTGGAGCCGTGGACCCGTGAGGGCATCTCGTTCGCGCTGCGCTCGGGCCGGCTGGCCGGGGAGTGGGCCGTGAAGATCTCGGAGGCGCAGGACGCGGTGGACGCGCGCCGCCAGGCCCTCAACTACGCGTTCGCCGTCAAGGCCGGACTGGGCGTGGAGATGAGCGTCGGCAAGCGGATGCTGACCGCGTTCGAGGCCCGGCCGGGGCTGATGCACGCGGCGATCACCGGTTTCCGCCCGGCCTGGCTGGCCTTCGCCCGGATCACCCGGGGGGCGACGACGCTGCCCGACATGGTGCGGACGTACCCGATGGCTCGCAAGGCGCTGCACGTCTTGGACGGCAAGCAGGCGCGGAACCGGAACCGGAACCGGGACCAGGGGCCTGAGCAGGGCCAGGGCCAGGGGCAGGGCCAGGATCCGGAGAGGGAGAAGGCCTAG
- a CDS encoding dipeptidase, whose translation MSQNPIAETIASLMPRAKQELSELVAFQSVADWAQFPKSESEGAAGWVADALRAEGFQNVSLLDTPDGTQSVYGFLPGPEGAPTVLLYAHYDVQPPLDDATWISPAFELTERDGRWYGRGAADCKGGFIMHLLALRALKANGGVPVSVKVIVEGSEEQGTGGLQQYAEAHPELLTADTIVIGDAGNFRLGLPTVTATLRGMTLIKVKIDTLGGNLHSGMFGGVAPDALAALIRLLDSLRAADGSTTVDGLASDAVWEGLQYPEADFRADARVLDGVELIGEGTIADRLWARPAVTVLGIDCPPVVGATPSVHASAGALISLRVPPGVDTAEAIKLLEAHLVAHTPWQAHLELEVVGQGQPFQADTSSPAYASMAAAMQVAYPGQEMQVSGMGGSIPLCNTLTSLYPEAEMLLIGLSEPEAQIHAVNESVSPQELERLSVAEALFLVNYAESKRG comes from the coding sequence ATGTCCCAGAATCCGATCGCCGAGACCATCGCCTCGCTGATGCCCCGCGCCAAGCAGGAGCTGAGCGAGCTGGTGGCCTTCCAGTCGGTGGCGGACTGGGCGCAGTTCCCGAAGAGCGAGAGCGAGGGTGCGGCCGGCTGGGTCGCCGACGCGCTGCGCGCCGAGGGCTTCCAGAACGTGTCCCTCCTCGACACCCCCGACGGCACCCAGTCGGTGTACGGCTTCCTGCCCGGCCCCGAGGGTGCGCCGACCGTCCTGCTGTACGCGCACTACGACGTGCAGCCGCCACTGGACGACGCCACCTGGATCTCCCCCGCCTTCGAGCTGACCGAGCGCGACGGCCGCTGGTACGGGCGTGGCGCCGCGGACTGCAAGGGCGGGTTCATCATGCACCTGCTGGCGCTGCGCGCGCTGAAGGCAAACGGTGGTGTGCCGGTGAGCGTGAAGGTGATCGTCGAGGGCTCGGAGGAGCAGGGCACCGGCGGCCTCCAGCAGTACGCCGAGGCGCACCCGGAGCTGCTGACCGCGGACACCATCGTCATCGGCGACGCGGGGAACTTCCGGCTCGGCCTGCCGACGGTGACGGCGACCCTGCGCGGCATGACCCTGATCAAGGTGAAGATCGACACCCTCGGCGGCAACCTGCACTCCGGCATGTTCGGCGGCGTCGCCCCCGATGCGCTGGCCGCGCTGATCCGGCTGCTGGACTCGCTGCGTGCGGCCGACGGTTCGACCACGGTGGACGGCCTCGCTTCGGACGCCGTCTGGGAGGGCCTGCAGTACCCGGAGGCGGACTTCCGCGCCGACGCGAGGGTGCTCGACGGGGTCGAGCTGATCGGCGAGGGCACGATCGCCGACCGGCTGTGGGCCCGCCCGGCCGTCACGGTGCTCGGCATCGACTGCCCGCCGGTGGTCGGCGCCACCCCCTCGGTACACGCGAGCGCCGGCGCGCTGATCAGCCTGCGCGTGCCGCCGGGCGTGGACACGGCCGAGGCGATCAAGCTGCTGGAGGCGCACCTGGTGGCGCACACCCCGTGGCAGGCGCACCTCGAACTTGAGGTCGTGGGTCAGGGCCAGCCGTTCCAGGCGGACACGAGCAGCCCGGCGTACGCGTCGATGGCGGCGGCCATGCAGGTGGCGTACCCGGGCCAGGAGATGCAGGTCAGCGGCATGGGCGGATCGATTCCGCTGTGCAACACGCTGACGTCGCTCTACCCCGAGGCGGAGATGCTGCTGATCGGGCTGAGCGAGCCGGAGGCCCAGATCCACGCGGTGAACGAGAGCGTCTCCCCGCAGGAGCTGGAGCGCCTGTCGGTCGCGGAGGCCCTGTTCCTCGTCAACTACGCGGAGTCCAAGCGCGGCTGA
- a CDS encoding MBL fold metallo-hydrolase, which yields MDLVEVLPQRLHMLRFPIGQAYLWQDGEALTLVDAGHAGSAAAIEEAVRSLGLDPRRLERIVLTHCHRDHVGAADELAGRWGAQVVAHRLEAPVIRGELPVPDPVLLDWELPLYEHGLTVPQAPPTRVDREVEDGEALPFGDGAVVVHAPGHTPGSIAVHLPRHGVLFTGDCVAAVGQVMLGVFNVDRAQARASFRRLAALSPSVACFGHGDPLTKDTAAALLAAAASQPSLP from the coding sequence ATGGATCTCGTCGAAGTGCTCCCGCAGCGGCTCCACATGCTCCGCTTCCCGATCGGCCAGGCCTACCTCTGGCAGGACGGCGAGGCCCTGACCCTCGTCGACGCCGGCCACGCCGGGTCCGCGGCGGCGATCGAGGAGGCCGTCCGCTCCCTCGGGCTGGACCCGCGGCGGCTGGAGCGGATCGTGTTGACCCACTGCCACCGCGACCACGTCGGGGCCGCGGACGAGCTCGCCGGCCGCTGGGGTGCGCAGGTGGTGGCGCACCGGCTGGAGGCTCCGGTGATCCGGGGCGAGCTCCCGGTCCCGGATCCGGTCCTGCTCGACTGGGAACTCCCGCTGTACGAGCACGGCCTGACCGTGCCGCAGGCGCCGCCGACGCGGGTCGACCGCGAGGTCGAGGACGGCGAGGCGCTCCCGTTCGGCGACGGGGCGGTGGTGGTCCACGCCCCGGGCCACACGCCGGGCAGCATCGCCGTCCACCTGCCGCGCCACGGAGTGCTGTTCACGGGCGACTGCGTCGCGGCGGTGGGCCAGGTGATGCTGGGCGTGTTCAACGTGGACCGGGCGCAGGCCCGGGCCTCGTTCCGGCGCCTGGCGGCGCTGTCCCCGTCGGTGGCCTGCTTCGGCCACGGCGACCCCCTGACGAAGGACACGGCGGCCGCCCTCCTCGCGGCTGCGGCGTCGCAGCCGTCCCTCCCGTAA
- a CDS encoding NUDIX domain-containing protein encodes MIVWINGTFSAGKTSTARELTGILPDSTLYDPELVGDSLRQLLPRKRLAEVSDYQDLPSWRRLVVDTAAAMLAELGGVLVVPMTLLRQEYRDEIFGGLAARRISVRHVLLAPEETILRERIATREEPGDPADVDVRVRQWAYDHIPVYQQALDGWLGADAHVIDNGTLSVRETAERIAEAVRTDAARVCDIVQTPEPTRETVAAGVLLFDDEDRVLLVDPTYKPGWEFPGGVVEAGEAPGRAGVREVAEELGLTLDAVPGLLVVDWEPPMPPAYGGLRLLFDGGCLPAAAAAALRLPGPELRAWKFVTEEEAAGLLPAVRYERLRWALRARERGRPLYLEAGRPTP; translated from the coding sequence GTGATTGTCTGGATCAACGGCACATTCAGCGCCGGGAAGACCAGCACGGCCCGCGAACTGACCGGGATCCTGCCGGACAGCACCCTGTACGACCCGGAGCTCGTAGGCGACTCACTACGCCAACTGCTACCGCGCAAGCGCCTCGCGGAGGTCTCCGACTACCAGGACCTGCCGAGCTGGCGGCGCCTGGTGGTGGACACGGCCGCCGCGATGCTCGCGGAGCTGGGCGGGGTGCTGGTGGTGCCGATGACGCTGCTGAGGCAGGAGTACCGGGACGAGATCTTCGGCGGGCTGGCGGCGCGCCGGATCTCGGTGCGGCATGTGCTGCTCGCTCCAGAGGAAACGATCCTGCGCGAGCGGATCGCGACGCGCGAGGAACCGGGGGACCCGGCGGACGTGGACGTGCGGGTGCGGCAATGGGCGTACGACCACATCCCGGTGTACCAGCAGGCGCTGGACGGCTGGCTCGGCGCGGACGCGCACGTCATCGACAACGGGACCCTGAGCGTGCGGGAGACGGCGGAGCGGATCGCCGAAGCCGTGCGAACCGATGCCGCCCGGGTCTGCGACATCGTGCAGACCCCGGAGCCGACGCGCGAGACGGTCGCGGCGGGGGTGCTGCTCTTCGACGACGAGGACCGGGTGCTGTTGGTCGATCCGACGTACAAGCCGGGCTGGGAGTTTCCGGGCGGGGTCGTCGAAGCGGGCGAGGCACCCGGGCGCGCGGGCGTCCGGGAGGTGGCGGAGGAACTGGGCCTGACGCTGGACGCCGTGCCGGGGCTGCTGGTCGTGGACTGGGAGCCGCCGATGCCTCCGGCGTACGGGGGGCTGCGGCTGCTCTTCGACGGGGGCTGCCTCCCGGCCGCCGCCGCGGCCGCGCTCCGGCTGCCGGGGCCGGAGCTGCGGGCCTGGAAGTTCGTGACGGAGGAGGAGGCGGCGGGACTGCTGCCGGCGGTCCGGTACGAACGGCTGCGCTGGGCGCTGCGGGCGCGGGAGCGGGGCCGCCCGCTGTACCTGGAGGCGGGCCGCCCCACCCCGTAG
- a CDS encoding LacI family DNA-binding transcriptional regulator, translating to MPQTRRPSDPRYGNRPTMKDVASRAGVGLKTVSRVVNGEAGVTPDTVRRVQEAIEALGFRRNDSARVLRKGRTATVGLVLEDLADPFYGPLNRAVEEVARAHGALLINGSSAEDPDRERELALALCARRVDGLIVIPAGDDHRYLEPEIRAGVATVFVDRPAGRIDADVVLSDSSGGARAGVAHLIAGGHRRIGFIGDHPRIHTATERLRGYRAAMADAGLPVAQPWISLGSTSPERVGEAARAMVTGPDPVTAVFAGNNRVTVTVVRVLAEHPLPVALVGFDDFELADLLRPGVTVVAQDAAALGRVATDRLFQRLAGASLDPARIELPTRLIPRGSGELPPAV from the coding sequence GTGCCGCAGACCCGCCGCCCGTCCGACCCCCGCTACGGCAACCGGCCGACCATGAAGGACGTGGCGTCGCGTGCGGGCGTGGGTCTGAAGACGGTGTCACGGGTGGTCAACGGCGAAGCGGGGGTCACCCCGGACACGGTCCGGCGGGTCCAGGAGGCCATCGAGGCGCTCGGGTTCCGCCGCAACGACAGCGCACGCGTCCTGCGCAAGGGCCGAACGGCCACCGTGGGGCTGGTCCTGGAGGACCTCGCGGACCCCTTCTACGGGCCGCTGAACCGGGCGGTGGAGGAAGTGGCCCGGGCCCACGGAGCGCTGCTGATCAACGGCTCCAGCGCCGAGGACCCGGACCGGGAGCGGGAGTTGGCGCTGGCGCTGTGCGCGCGCCGGGTGGACGGGCTGATCGTGATCCCGGCGGGGGACGACCACCGCTACCTGGAGCCGGAGATCCGCGCCGGTGTGGCCACGGTGTTCGTGGACCGCCCGGCGGGCCGGATCGACGCGGACGTGGTGCTGTCGGACAGCTCTGGCGGGGCCCGCGCCGGGGTGGCGCACCTGATCGCAGGCGGCCACCGCCGCATCGGCTTCATCGGGGACCACCCGCGCATCCACACGGCGACGGAGCGACTGCGGGGCTACCGCGCGGCGATGGCGGACGCGGGCCTGCCGGTGGCGCAGCCCTGGATCTCCCTCGGCTCGACGTCCCCGGAGCGCGTCGGCGAGGCGGCCCGGGCGATGGTGACGGGGCCAGACCCCGTCACGGCGGTCTTCGCGGGGAACAACCGGGTGACGGTGACCGTGGTGCGGGTCCTGGCCGAGCACCCGCTGCCCGTGGCCCTGGTCGGCTTCGACGACTTCGAGCTGGCCGACCTGCTGCGCCCCGGGGTGACGGTGGTCGCCCAGGACGCGGCGGCCCTGGGCCGGGTGGCCACGGACCGCCTCTTCCAACGGCTCGCGGGCGCCTCCCTCGACCCGGCCCGGATCGAACTCCCGACCCGGTTGATCCCCCGCGGCTCGGGCGAACTCCCGCCGGCCGTCTGA